In the genome of Naumovozyma dairenensis CBS 421 chromosome 7, complete genome, the window GCGGCTAAAATTCTTAGAAGGTACCGATTACCCGAAATggaaaattggaaattgtTCTTGCAGGAAAGAACAATACGAAATAAGTCTATGACTGCTTCTTATTTATGGTACTTCAGTAGCTTTCCGTCGGGATTTAACTTGCGTATATATAACAAGCGTTTCGATGGGACTACGTACTTTACTGGGTTACTATGGACGACAAGTACGTATGCTTATCAAAAATATGGTAACTATAAGGTGAGAAAGGTGTCATTCGTCCTCTTATCGTACGGTGTGGAACCAACCGTTGGTAAGCAGTTTAACCATGGGAAACCAAAGGGTGTCTAAATCGGTTACTATCGTATCAGCCGAGTCAGCTATCAAACAATTCtaaaaaatgtatataAACCCAAAGATATTACATACGTAGGTGAGTAGTTCTCTTGATAAATTTCTCTCAACCTTATGATTGTGTTGTCAATAGAGCAGGTCTGATTTTAAAACTGTATCACAATTCTATTCTGCACGTCCCTCTacacaagaacaagaatgATTGCACAAACTACTACAAGATTAGCCGCTACTGCAAATGCAACAAGGTCATTGGTGGTAAAGGGAATAACGAAGCCCGTTAGGAACTACGCTGCAGTGTTTAAGTATTCACCAGGAAattctttctcttctttcaaagaataCAGAGAAGTTGCCAAAAGTTACGGCCCTTTAAGTGCTGCATTAGCGACAAAGAGAAAATTAGCTAATGTTTCAACCATCTAAATGTATTAACATATTCTTATCCTTATTCTCATTGTCATTGTACATTCCcattttttcatatattcTATCCATGACGGTTTTACCCTTTTGCCCACGATACAGCGCTACGCTATCTCTTTTTTTCATacacatacatatatacacacacatatatatatatatatatcagacaataagatatattttttcaatctgATTTAACTTCTAAGGATATGCCGTTTTATATACCTACgattttatatattatgtcTGTATACCTTTAGTACCATCCATAAGGCACATATACCTTACTTCTTTTTAAGTGCCTGCCTATGAGCGTTCAACGAGAGtgaataatttcttatGTTATGATTACATTGGTATAgtttttatatatgttttaAACCCTTATGTATctatcaataattttacaaaaataaaatgttcATTCTATCTATACAATTGAATGGTCCGACTTTGTTTCATCATATCAGAGATTGAAATAAGAAATTGCCTTAGGTGTTACCAGTACCACGACCATTGGAATTCCAGCATATATGATAAATCTTCCAATTATATCAATTTTCGGGAATCCGATAAATAAAGGACATTCATTTGCATTTTCTTTCGCACTCTTTTCGTGTAGTAAAGCCTTTTCTTTCCTATCGTCCTTGAAACGTAAAATcttaattaaaaattgataaacCAATGGTTTACTTAACGCGTAtttccaaataataacacaTGAAACACCAACTACGGTTCTCATAATACTATTGAATAATccttgataatgaattgaataaacCAAGTTTAAATTAAATCTATTCATTATCCAATCACCAATCTCTAACCCGGAAACAACTCCAATAAATGCAACACTATCACCAAAACATGGACATTCATCAATTGGTTCAATatgattaaataataaaaataatccTAACCCAATACTCCAAAGAGGGAACCATATATGTGAGGCACATTGGAAATCCTctaagaaataatttctcAGACTTAATCTAACGATAGTACAAAAGGTACCAATAACTGCACCACTAATTAAATCTAATAACCCATGCATACCACAATATATTCTACCCAATACTAAAGTGAAGTAATAGAACAAAACCATTAAAATCAAAccaaattttttccaatgtaacaacaacaacctGTCATTGTTTTGCCCCATAAAGaataatttccaaatgaaataaaacGCTACCCCAGTGGCATTCGCGGTATGAGAACTTGGAGCACCATATTCCTTCTCAGTATATTTACTCAACGTAATCCTATGTAAAGGTGGTGCTCTCGGTCTTGGTAAACACCAataatctttaaaaaacCCACTCAAGTAAATAGAATACCctaatatataaactaaATCTTTTGTCATTTCATAATTACCAAACCATACAGGCATTGGTAAGAAAATCACATAGAATGTATGCGATCCCATCATTGCTGTGTATGAGAAGAATAAATCATTCCAATATGATCTATATTTGGATTGCCATATGAATAATTGATCTGATTGATTCGTTGTGAATTTTACTAATTTCTCTCGCATTTGATATCTGAAATTGGATTTCATACGTTCTCGGAAATGAGAGGAGGGATGATTCCCTGGGTCTAAGAGTAAGTTTGGTTCTTGTAAATCATTAGGGTTAGATAATCTTCTTGCTCTTTGCTTGAGACCCTTTATACTTTCTTGTTGTGGTGCCATTGGAt includes:
- the DPI8 gene encoding Dpi8p (similar to Saccharomyces cerevisiae YJL133C-A; ancestral locus Anc_1.218), encoding MIAQTTTRLAATANATRSLVVKGITKPVRNYAAVFKYSPGNSFSSFKEYREVAKSYGPLSAALATKRKLANVSTI
- the LCB3 gene encoding sphinganine kinase LCB3 (similar to Saccharomyces cerevisiae LCB3 (YJL134W) and YSR3 (YKR053C); ancestral locus Anc_1.217), which produces MAPQQESIKGLKQRARRLSNPNDLQEPNLLLDPGNHPSSHFRERMKSNFRYQMREKLVKFTTNQSDQLFIWQSKYRSYWNDLFFSYTAMMGSHTFYVIFLPMPVWFGNYEMTKDLVYILGYSIYLSGFFKDYWCLPRPRAPPLHRITLSKYTEKEYGAPSSHTANATGVAFYFIWKLFFMGQNNDRLLLLHWKKFGLILMVLFYYFTLVLGRIYCGMHGLLDLISGAVIGTFCTIVRLSLRNYFLEDFQCASHIWFPLWSIGLGLFLLFNHIEPIDECPCFGDSVAFIGVVSGLEIGDWIMNRFNLNLVYSIHYQGLFNSIMRTVVGVSCVIIWKYALSKPLVYQFLIKILRFKDDRKEKALLHEKSAKENANECPLFIGFPKIDIIGRFIIYAGIPMVVVLVTPKAISYFNL